From the Brienomyrus brachyistius isolate T26 chromosome 23, BBRACH_0.4, whole genome shotgun sequence genome, the window tcagttcccaaacctctcattAGGATAACCTCAGTCATTCCATTTATTTATcacatttcaccaccagcttgcATAATTAAATTTAATACGTTTAAAAagcctgtttttgttttttagccTGTCTGTGTTATGTTTGTAATTATGTTGTTGGCATGTTATTGTAGTGGTAAGGAAATATTAAATGCTGATACTGTAGCTAATTTAGCTAAAGGTAGTGATGGACAGTACATGCTTCAGTATTCCCTAGCTTTCAGAAACGCCATGTACCATGTATATCTTCCCGCCTCTTACCCAGAACAGGACTGTGGGTGAAAAGCCTGCACAggacacaccctggatgggattccacccccacacagagtcacacacacactattgcTAATTTATAAACACCAATTCAAATAATTCTGTATTAGGAAATCAGGTCACACTGGCTTTCAAAACCTGTCAGAGTTCCAGTTGACAAAGAGACAATGGTTTGACAGCTACCAAAACACTGTGAAAAATATGTGCACCACTCCTTCTTTGACCACTATCTAAGATAGTGTTCAATGCATGAACCGATTAGGGCCAGGGCGGAGGCTGAAATGTTCCAGTTAGTGCcaatattttgttgtttttgtgcattttttcaTGCTGTCTAGTAAGAGAGATATATGATTCATATGCTTCTCAGAAAAGGTCACTACTTTCACAGTTCAAGCATTCTCAACTCGGTATTTAGAAACTGTAAAGATTATAAATGGACTTTGTGGTTTCTTTATTTAGCGGTCATATTTATCAACTTTTATTATATTTGTATAAAATACTATGTATTTTACGATATTGAAGTAGCAAGGGGACTCATAAAGCCATTTCTATGTAGGTACACATTTTACTGAAATAATGTAAGTTATGTATCTTGCATAAAGGTGCAACAGGAAACTACAGCAGGAGATGAAGTGTCTAAGCTTCTGTTTTCCACTCTTGGCCTGGTTGTCCATGTTGAAACTACACTCACTGTTTACCTCTGTTTGCTAACACTTTATAGATTCTGTGTCCAATTGGAATCAGTTTACTTGTGACCAAATTCCTTATTTCAGCCAGTCTTCCATCCATAACTGCTTTTTttagtacagggtcacagtcGGGAGCTCCTGCCAAGTAGGCTAGAGTCTGAGTACCCAGCCCATCGCACAAACTATCACACTGAAGGAAACTTTGAGGCATCAGATCACCTAACAGGCTGTAATGCTAAATTCTAAAAATGTAGTGCTTGTTTTGCTAAAAGTAATACTTATGGAGTATAGCTACCACCACCTTTGTTAAATCAGTTTGGTCTGGGTTACCCAAAAAATgctgggatccacacagccaAGTTCTTACTGATAATAGTAGAAGTTTtagtaccactttacaataagactacctgtataaagggtttatgaatggtttcTAATCAGATTtataattaggttgtaacactttggAAATCATTCATAGACAATTATAAACAAGTTATGGCACAGCTTTCTTTCTATTAATGAGTTAGTACCATTTATACTTAGCAAAAGGGAGGCTTATCGTAAAGTGGTACCAAAGTATTTATTACAGCACATGGGGTATATGAAAAAAGGAAGGTCAGTTACCCCCCAGGAAAGACAGTCTCATGGCTCGCCATCAGCCATGAAtatcacacagatacacaccaaCAGATTCACTCAGTGGATAGAAATATGCAAACACTTCAGTTTCccaagatcactggttcactcTACGCACAGTTAAAATGTACACACACCCAAGACCTTGTGAAATGGACCCAGCCGCTGAACCACGTCTGTAAATTAAAGACCGACACTACTTGAGCCCTAAGTGCTATGATAGCTCAATATAAATACTACTTTATTTACTTCAaagcaacaaaaacaacacCAACACATACTGTCAAATAAAAGCAAGATTACAGGCACAAACAGCACTCAGGGATGTCACACACAATTACACAATGTGAGACAAGGAGGGGAGGATAGATTTGTCCATTTTTCTTAGACAATGTCTAGGTTAAGAGTCAAAAATCAACAGGATGACCTGGCAATGGCAGGTTGATAGGGCAAGATCTCTCCGGCTGTAGTTACCACATGTGTAGCGCTCCACCAATACTGGCTGCACTTAAGCTCTCCACATAAAGTTCCTCGGGTCTGGCACCGCAGATAGGTGCTACCAGTTCTCAGTCAAAAAAGGATATAGGATCCATCCTCTTGCTGCCCTCTGCTGCATATAAGCCACACCAACCATCTGGAATTACTTTGCTAACCTGCACTCGCAGCAGCGGTATTCCTGGCAATTTCACAAGCACGAAAATCACACCACCTCCGAAATCCctattatcatttttaaaaaactccCATATTCAGCACTCCAGCAATGACTACAAATTGCTAATTTCCTGTTTCCCCCCGTCATTATCATCAGCCATCCCAGTCATTACAAGGGGTTTACACTGCCGGAGGTAATCCATATGCACGAGTCAGTTACCCCATGCACAAATCCAGAGACGGGATTTGAAAACCAACTCTGGAGATATGAGATTACATTCCTACCCATTCAGCCACTCTGCCATATGTTCCTTAGTTTTAAATTTAATCGTTTATCTCTGTCCCCTGTTTAGGAATCACATGCTTGGTAAACAACTTCGCCCTCTGGCTTTAGTGAAGGCAGGCAGGTTAAGATCATTAGCATCTTTAAACATTGTAGGGTTCCTGTAACGTGCCATTTGGGCGTGGCAGAACTGCTGCATGTTGATCCAAAAGCTCCTGTCATGCAGAATTCGTCTGATAGGAACAAGCCTGTCTTATGTCGGATTGCGTGTTGTTCTGATACCACCATTCTGCTGATAACAGCTTAATGTGCAAATTAAATGCAGTGATCCTTTTTGTTTAAGATCAAGGTGCAATATAATATAAACCTGCCAGGCGAAAGTCAAAGACTGATCTGTAAAAGTTATAGTAAAGCATGACATAATAATAGGTAGAAGTTTACATTAACCGCACCTTCatgatgcctttataatgcattcatagaacattcggtgcaccttcataatgcattcatagaacattcagtgcaccttcgtaatgcattcatagactattcttaagcagcatgtaagtataacatcctaacatactttAGCAGCTGTAAAGGTAATACTTTACTTgtaggcacaaataatgtagcagTACACTTTTAATGTATTAATCAACCATAAACTGTTTTTTGTGTAATATTCCCATGCTCATTCATCATTAAGCAGCAAAATAACAGATTATGTATTTCACGCAGTCACTGAAtttattcatgatttgtacttcagtagtaagtcAGTAGTAAAGTGCTACCGCTGTAATataaattaataacaaacagTATATGATTATacaaatataatatttttaactatTGTATATTAAAGTTGTTATGTTATGGTAATCTAGGATATTCTGGCATAGTCACATGctacttatgaatgttctatgaatgcattataaaggcattacgaaggtgcagttaatgtaaagtgctaCCCATTATGTTACATTTTGTTCCAACTTTTATAGAATAGCCAATGACCTTCCACTGGCAGACTCTCCACAGTTTTTCCTAGGATACTGATTTGTATCACAATTTAAAGTGAACATTGAATTATTTGACAGTATGTTTATTTGCAGAGGAACAGTAAAGGCATGCTGGGATGAAAGCAGTGTGGAATTTGTGTGGGTCAAATGGACTAACTGTAAGCTTACTTTCACATAGCTTAATGGACAAATACTTGTATAATCCTTAAGAATCCCACCTCATTTCTCACCTTACCGGTTCTTGTTACGCAATCAGGAAAATTTTTAAGGCTGGGCTTAAAAGGAAAACCACCGCCTCCTGTTTTTAGTTCACTGGGGAGTGTACAAGGAGAAGGTTCATCTGTACGTTTGCCCAAACTCTGTAAATATTTATACACTAAAGAAATTAACAAAACAGGGCTGAAATGCTTAACACATGCAATCCATTAATTGTTTCTTGCTTATTTAATAACTGGGAACTTTTAATTAGAtaaagattgtgtgtgtgccctgtcaaGAATTTGTGTTGATATTTTTATAGCCAGTGAACTCCAGTTCCACGTAAAACTGTTATTTTGATACGTTATGGTTTGAAACAAATGTTCTGATTTTTTTCTATTGTGAAACATTGTTTACACAAGCAAACAGTATGGAGTGAAATATTCTCAGAGTATAACTGGATAAAAAGGTCATTTTTATCACGCCTTGGTTTGAgagcagcacacagcaagaatgcAAAGCTCTGCAGAGGCGTGTGTGGTCAGCGAAACAGAGAAGCAGACAGACTGCCCAGTCTCCAGAACGTTTATATCAAACAATGTATGTCCAGAGCCAGCAAGATCGTGAAGGATCCCAGTCAACCAAACAATGGCCTCTCAACATTTACACTAtagtattaaaataaatatcctTATCATCAGGATTGTAACAAAAGACTGTCTATCCACCTCCATGGGTCAGAAGATTCTTAAGAAAGGAAAAACATGTTTAGAGATGCTGAAAGATAGGAGGAATTCCGGTAATGTCTGGGAGTGGAGCAGGGTATTGACTTGGAGGAGGAGCCTGAAAAGCACTATATCTAACAGCAGACTGTACTCACAGTTTTGAAGTTGCTACTTCTGACCACTGCCAGATCGTCCCTGCTGGCCCATTTGGAAAAAGATCTTCACTGACTGAAGGAGAGCAGGTATGCTCACATTTTCTCATATCATGCGCTTGGTCACTGTGCTGGGGAAAGCTGTTTGCTGCCATCTATTCTTTACCAtagaacatttacatttactcaGATGGAGCAAACATCTGACTAATTTCACATTATAGGTTTTCTTTGTTCTGTAAGAAATACATTAAGTGAAATATACTAATTTATAAGTGGAGTATAGCTCACAAAGTATTAAACTACACTTTACTAAAACTTCATTACAAGGACTTATGTTTACTTGGCATCTCCCTCCAAGTGTCGAATGGGGTTAAATCTATGTTGCTGTTGTAAAATACAAACTATATATAACAATAGTTATATATGGTCTGAGATCATGCAATTTTAATGAGAAAAGCAAATAACAAACTAGGTCTGTTAACTatcattttaaatgtatttcatagtaaaatattttaaaagaattatCAGAAACATGTATCTAATTTATATTAGTCCACAAACAGTCAATCATCAGTCAATACAACATATTGTTTGGAACTATTTATTTCTGAATTCAGTACAACCTTcagtattcatttttaaaaacaataaagaaaTTATTGTGATCACACATGTTATTTCCATTCATTTGTTTGACCAAGTTGAGTGATAGGTAGTTATTTCAGCATTGTGTGGAATTCCTGTCTTTCCTGTGTTTTGTTAGAagcattaaacatttcaatGGGCTTTGATGAACAGGGTTTTTTATCTGATGAAAAGCAGGTTTAGAGAAAGCAAGAATTTTCAAATTGCTCGGCATCTAACTTCAAGCTGTATTTGGCTTCTGGAAAGATGCACATGGATTTTATTTGGATACTAGAGCAGAGTCTATTTTAATGACACTGAggaggagcaaaaacaaaaaggaaaacaatttctgcatttgcattaggaaatataaaacattttatCAGGTTGTGGAAACGTTTGCAGTGGGAGGGGAGTAGAGGAAACTGTGAAAATGAGCATAAATAATTGCTTTGTACCTGATATAGTCAATAATAATTACAAATGACAAAAATATCAAAGTGCATAGATTAGTACCGTTTCCGCCTTTAATGGTAGATCTTCTGATCAATTCACTGGATTGTGATAGATAatatagtaatggtttttaactgAAGTCTTCAGGTCATTTTTATATTGCACATTTCATAAAAGTTGCCCCAAGGCACTTGAGAAGGGTGTATGGCAATCTAGTATTAGGTCATTTATACAGAATAGTACATAAAACAAGGAACAGCCAGTAGAAGACAATCGAGGGCATAAGAAAATAGAGGAGATAAACCAGAAACTCCCAATTAGGGAGAAAAAATACTTCGGGGGGTCcgaggtcaactggctgcccaacccaggCATGGTAACATTATAGAAAACAGAGAAAATGGGCTAGCTGAAATAAAAGCAACGTACATCGTCAAAGCGCATTAGTGTGTCAGGTTTGCGAGCAGGTTTGTGTGAGTCGGCAGCTCATAGggttaaaccctaaccctacatgTCATACTTCCATGGAagtgaaccaggactccagccaGTAGAGGAGTAATAGGGGGCGGGGCAGGGCGGGGGGGCGGAGGAGCATGTTTTGGTTGAATGAGGTCAGTTTTTGTTGAAATAAAGAAGATAATTAGTTCCTGAGATTTACTCAGATTAGTACACTTGTAATAATTGCAGACATGTCAGATTTGAACTAAATAAAATGACAGATTTCGTTGGTAACTTTTTCAGTCACATGACATCCCCCAGGTTAAACTAATCCCATCTGAATGTGTGCGTTTCTTGCACATTTCGGAGAGCGTGCTCCACTGATAATGGCTGACCTCTGGCCTTATCAGATACCGGCCCAGTTCCTCCCCAGCACCAGCAACTGACAGAACATGATAATTTATGGCCACGTGtaaaaccagccaatacaacccCCTGGACCCCCCCTAAATGGATGGAGACCTCTACCCCACTAATGTTCAACCCATACTCAGTTTGGCCCTTGGTGTTGTGTACATGTTTTTGGTGAAGAAGGTGCCTGCCGATGATGGCTTTACAATGGTGGCTATAAATCATAAGCAAACAAATCAGAAGATTACACATAAAAGATAATTACATGCCATCTTATGTTAGGCATTTACCAGACAAGCCACACAATAAAACAAGAATTATACGTGTGGTGCAGGCCAACAGAAAGGAGCAGGGATCCAGTCGTGTGTGCAACCTGAGGTTTTATTAGGAGCATGGTAGCGAAAGTACAAGTAGGGATTAACGAGGAGAATGGTCGAGGTCGGAAAGCAGGGTTCAGAAGCCGGGAGGTCTGTCCTACAAAGAAACACAAGACACGAGAACACGGGGTGGAGGAAGCAAGAGGCGCCGGTCTCAGCGGGGAAGACGGTTCAGgtacgggaacgggtctggggagaggaagaggaataGGAATGGTAAGTACACGGGGATAACAGAGCAGGGAGGAAGCAATGGGTAGACGAAGGACAATAGATCGCTCAGCAAGGCACATTAGCATGGCTCAATACTTTGCACCGTCTTACTGGTGCCCGGTGCTTAAATCTGTTTCCCTATCAGTCTCTGACACACCCCGCGAATTCCGCCCCTGGGTCGTGGTCGGGGCGGAGCCCCCGGCTGAGTCCCCGGCAGAGTCCGTCGATGTGGGCGTGACAATACGTGCaagcatatttatttataactgaaagaacaatgaaatgcaATGACAAATATAATTCAATTATTTTACTTACCTTTGTTGTTaatatttttgttgttgttgttaattgcAGATTTTGCTAGAGAACAAAACGACCAGGAAAACCAATCAAAGAAATACAGCAAAGTTTATttcataaatgtaagtaataatCACAATGAATTGAGGAGATGGCTGTAACGTAGGATACTACTAGACTTCAATGATTTAAACATAAACAAAATGTTTGAAATCaattataatatatttttatccACACTTTCAAAAAAAATACCCAAAGAAACTTTGTTGTTTAATTTGAATGGATTGATGTCTCTTATTAGGGATAAGATGGACGAAAGGAATATCGACCTAGAAGAGCAGGTGACAGCGGGAGTAGCTGGAGATGCCCTCCATAAAACAACTGTGGAGAAGGCAGCAAAAACAGCAAGTGCAGAAGCAGGCAAAATTGGAAAATTTAAGGGTTTAAGAAGAAACGTCACTGCCCAAGATCTATTCAAATCTCAAATCATTGACAAGAAGGTGCTCGATGATTTGAATGCTGGGAAAGTCACTGTCGATGATGTCAGTGAAATGGACTCTGTGCGGAAATACCTGCAGGGAACAAATTGCATTGCAGGTGTGTTTGTTCAGGCCACACAACAGGTCATGAGCGTCTATGAGGCAAAGTGCAAGAACCTCCTCACTCCTGGGACTTCTCTGGTGCTCCTGGAAGCACAAGCTGCCACAGGGTTCATAATCGACCCAGTGAAGAACAGGAAGCTCTCTGTAGAAGAGGGCGTAAATGCAGGGGTGGTCAGTTCAGAATTAAAATGCAAGCTACTATCTGCAGAGCAAGCGGTGACAGGCTACACTGATCCCTACACGGGGAACACAATTTCCCTTTTCCAGGCCATGAAGAAGGATCTGATCGTCAAGGACCATGGCATTCGGCTTCTGGAAGCACAGATCGCCACTGGTGGCATCATTGACCCAGTGAACAGTCATCGAATTCCGGTACAAGTGGCGTACCAGCGAGGGTATTTTGATGAGGAAATGAATCTGATCCTTTCTGACCCCAGTGATGATACTAAGGGCTTTTTTGACCCCAACACTCAAGAGAACCTCACCTATTTGCAGTTGTTGGAACGATGTGTGAGGGATCCAGTAACTGGCCTTAGCTTGCTTGTTGTTGTAAAGAAAGGAGAACAGTACTTCTTCGTTGATGAGAAAACCAAAAGCATTCTGAAATCCACCACCACTACCAAAGCAGGgggtcacttttcaggaaaggAAGTGTCTCTTTGGGAGCTGCTGTATTCCCAGTATGTAGTTGAAGAGAAAAGGCGGGAAATAGTCGAGCAGTACAAATCTGGGGTAATTACAATTGAGCAGTTTACGGTGCTCCTCCTGCAAATAATTACAGAGAAGACGACTGTTACACAGACAGTAACAACTACAACAACTAAGGAAGTATGCACAATTGGAAAATTTAAAGGTCTAAGGAGGAACATTACTGCTGAAGACCTTTTCAAATCTCAAATCATTAACAAAAAGTTGCTCGATGATTTGAATGCTGGGAAAGTCACTGTCGATGATGTCAGTGAAATGGACTCTGTGCGGAAATACCTGCAGGGAACAAATTGCATTGCAGGTGTGTTTGTTCAGGCCACACAACAGGTCATGAGCATCTATGAGGCAAAGTGCAAAAGCCTCCTCACTCCTGGGACTTCTCTGGTGCTCCTGGAAGCACAAGCTGCCACAGGGTTCATAATCGACCCAGTGAAGAACAGGAAGCTCTCTGTAGAAGAGGGGGTAAATGCAGGGGTGGtcggttcagaattaaaaagcaAGCTGCTGTCTGCAGAGCGAGGGGTGACAGGCTACACTGATCCCTACACGGGGAACACAATTTCCCTTTTCCAGGCCATGAAGAAGGATCTGATCGTCAAGGACCATGGCATTCGGCTTCTGGAAGCACAGATCGCCACTGGTGGCATCATTGACCCAGTGAACAGTCATCGAATTCCAGTACAAGTGGCGTACCAGCGAGGGTATTTTGATGAGGAAATGAATCTGATCCTTTCTGATCCCAGTGATGATACTAAGGGCTTTTTTGACCCCAACACTCAAGAGAACCTCACCTATTTGCAGTTGTTGGAACGATGTGTGAGGGATCCAGTAACTGGCCTTAGCTTGCTTGTTGTTGTAAAGAAAGGAGAACAGTACTTCTTCGTTGATGAGAAAACCAAAAGCATTCTGAAATCCACCACCACTACCAAAGCAGGgggtcacttttcaggaaaggAAGTGTCTCTTTGGGAGCTGCTGTATTCCCAGTATGTAGTTGAAGAGAAAAGGCGGGAAATAGTTGAGCAGTACAAATCTGGGGTAATTACAATTGAGCAGTTTACGGTGCTCCTCCTGCAAATAATTACAGAGAAGACGACTGTTACACAGACAGTAACAACTACAACAACTAAGGAAGTATGCACAATTGGAAAATTTAAAGGTCTAAGGAGGAACATTACTGCTGAAGACCTTTTCAAATCTCAAATCATTAACAAAAAGTTGCTCGATGATTTGAATGCTGGGAAAGTCACTGTCGATGATGTCAGTGAAATGGACTCTGTGCGGAAATACCTGCAGGGAACAAATTGCATTGCAGGTGTGTTTGTTCAGGCCACACAACAGGTCATGAGCATCTATGAGGCAAAGTGCAAGAACCTCCTCACTCCTGGGACTTCTCTGGTGCTCCTGGAAGCACAAGCTGCCACAGGGTTCATAATCGACCCAGTGAAGAACAGGAAGCTCTCTGTAGAAGAGGGCGTAAATGCAGGGGTGGtcagttcagaattaaaaagcaAGCTGCTGTCTGCAGAGCGAGGGGTAACAGGCTACACTGATCCCTACACGGGGAACACAATTTCCCTTTTCCAGGCCATGAAGAAGGATCTGATCGTCAAGGACCATGGCATTCGGCTTCTGGAAGCACAGATCGCCACTGGTGGCATCATTGACCCAGTGAACAGTCATCGAATTCCAGTACAAGTGGCGTACCAGCGAGGGTATTTTGATGAGGAAATGAATCTGATCCTTTCTGACCCCAGTGATGATACTAAGGGCTTTTTTGACCCCAACACTCAAGAGAACCTCACCTATTTGCAGTTGTTGGAACGATGTGTGAGGGATCCAGTAACTGGCCTTAGCTTGCTTGTTGTTGTAAAGAAAGGAGAACAGTACTTCTTCGTTGATGAGAAAACCAAAAGCATTCTGAAATCCACCACCACTACCAAAGCAGGgggtcacttttcaggaaaggAAGTGTCTCTTTGGGAGCTGCTGTACTCCCAGTATGTAGTTGAAGAGAAAAGGCGGGAAATAGTTGAGCAGTACAAATCCGGGGTAATTACAATTGAGCAGTTTACGCTGCTCCTCCTGCAAATAATTACAGAGAAGACGACTGTTACACAGACAGTAACAACTACAACAGCTAAAGAAGTATGCACAATTGGAAAATTTAAAGGTCTAAGGAAGAACATTACTGCTGAAGACCTATTCAAATCTCAAATCATTGACAAAAAGTTGCTCGATGATTTGAATGCTGGGAAAGTCACTGTCGATGATGTCAGTGAAATGGACTCTGTGCGGAAATACCTGCAGGGAACAACTTGCATTGCAGGTGTGTTTGTTCAGGCCACACAACAGGTCATGAGCATCTATGAGGCAAAGTGCAAGAACCTCCTCACTCCTGGGACTTCTCTGGTGCTCCTGGAAGCACAAGCTGCCACAGGGTTCATAATCGACCCAGTGAAGAACAGGAAGCTCTCTGTAGAAGAGGGGGTAAATGCAAGGGTGGtcggttcagaattaaaaagcaAGCTGCTGTCTGCAGAGCGAGGGGTGACAGGCTACACTGATCCCTACACGGGGAACACAATTTCCCTTTTCCAGGCCATGAAGAAGGATCTGATCGTCAAGGACCATGGCATTCGGCTTCTGGAAGCACAGATCGCCACTGGTGGCATCATTGACCCAGTGAACAGTCATCGAATTCCAGTACAAGTGGCGTACCAGCGAGGGTATTTTGATGAGGAAATGAATCTGCTCCTTTCTGACCCCAGTGATGATACTAAGGGCTTTTTTGACCCCAACACTCAAGAGAACCTCACCTATTTACAGTTGTTGGAACGATGTGTGAAGGATCCAGTAACTGGCCTTTTTTTACTGCCTTTAAGGAAGTGAATTATTATTTGCTAATTTCGTTTAGTTGTTATTGAAATTGATCATACATCTCTGCCCTGCCATAGAAATGTTCCTCAGTGGATGGTTTCTTATgtcagcaattacagtctttgACAGATTTTTTAGCTTCACAAATTACCCCTTATTGGCCTAAAATGAAATGTGTCTTGTAACAC encodes:
- the LOC125719089 gene encoding plectin-like isoform X1, whose amino-acid sequence is MDKMDERNIDLEEQVTAGVAGDALHKTTVEKAAKTASAEAGKIGKFKGLRRNVTAQDLFKSQIIDKKVLDDLNAGKVTVDDVSEMDSVRKYLQGTNCIAGVFVQATQQVMSVYEAKCKNLLTPGTSLVLLEAQAATGFIIDPVKNRKLSVEEGVNAGVVSSELKCKLLSAEQAVTGYTDPYTGNTISLFQAMKKDLIVKDHGIRLLEAQIATGGIIDPVNSHRIPVQVAYQRGYFDEEMNLILSDPSDDTKGFFDPNTQENLTYLQLLERCVRDPVTGLSLLVVVKKGEQYFFVDEKTKSILKSTTTTKAGGHFSGKEVSLWELLYSQYVVEEKRREIVEQYKSGVITIEQFTVLLLQIITEKTTVTQTVTTTTTKEVCTIGKFKGLRRNITAEDLFKSQIINKKLLDDLNAGKVTVDDVSEMDSVRKYLQGTNCIAGVFVQATQQVMSIYEAKCKSLLTPGTSLVLLEAQAATGFIIDPVKNRKLSVEEGVNAGVVGSELKSKLLSAERGVTGYTDPYTGNTISLFQAMKKDLIVKDHGIRLLEAQIATGGIIDPVNSHRIPVQVAYQRGYFDEEMNLILSDPSDDTKGFFDPNTQENLTYLQLLERCVRDPVTGLSLLVVVKKGEQYFFVDEKTKSILKSTTTTKAGGHFSGKEVSLWELLYSQYVVEEKRREIVEQYKSGVITIEQFTVLLLQIITEKTTVTQTVTTTTTKEVCTIGKFKGLRRNITAEDLFKSQIINKKLLDDLNAGKVTVDDVSEMDSVRKYLQGTNCIAGVFVQATQQVMSIYEAKCKNLLTPGTSLVLLEAQAATGFIIDPVKNRKLSVEEGVNAGVVSSELKSKLLSAERGVTGYTDPYTGNTISLFQAMKKDLIVKDHGIRLLEAQIATGGIIDPVNSHRIPVQVAYQRGYFDEEMNLILSDPSDDTKGFFDPNTQENLTYLQLLERCVRDPVTGLSLLVVVKKGEQYFFVDEKTKSILKSTTTTKAGGHFSGKEVSLWELLYSQYVVEEKRREIVEQYKSGVITIEQFTLLLLQIITEKTTVTQTVTTTTAKEVCTIGKFKGLRKNITAEDLFKSQIIDKKLLDDLNAGKVTVDDVSEMDSVRKYLQGTTCIAGVFVQATQQVMSIYEAKCKNLLTPGTSLVLLEAQAATGFIIDPVKNRKLSVEEGVNARVVGSELKSKLLSAERGVTGYTDPYTGNTISLFQAMKKDLIVKDHGIRLLEAQIATGGIIDPVNSHRIPVQVAYQRGYFDEEMNLLLSDPSDDTKGFFDPNTQENLTYLQLLERCVKDPVTGLFLLPLRK
- the LOC125719089 gene encoding plectin-like isoform X2 codes for the protein MDERNIDLEEQVTAGVAGDALHKTTVEKAAKTASAEAGKIGKFKGLRRNVTAQDLFKSQIIDKKVLDDLNAGKVTVDDVSEMDSVRKYLQGTNCIAGVFVQATQQVMSVYEAKCKNLLTPGTSLVLLEAQAATGFIIDPVKNRKLSVEEGVNAGVVSSELKCKLLSAEQAVTGYTDPYTGNTISLFQAMKKDLIVKDHGIRLLEAQIATGGIIDPVNSHRIPVQVAYQRGYFDEEMNLILSDPSDDTKGFFDPNTQENLTYLQLLERCVRDPVTGLSLLVVVKKGEQYFFVDEKTKSILKSTTTTKAGGHFSGKEVSLWELLYSQYVVEEKRREIVEQYKSGVITIEQFTVLLLQIITEKTTVTQTVTTTTTKEVCTIGKFKGLRRNITAEDLFKSQIINKKLLDDLNAGKVTVDDVSEMDSVRKYLQGTNCIAGVFVQATQQVMSIYEAKCKSLLTPGTSLVLLEAQAATGFIIDPVKNRKLSVEEGVNAGVVGSELKSKLLSAERGVTGYTDPYTGNTISLFQAMKKDLIVKDHGIRLLEAQIATGGIIDPVNSHRIPVQVAYQRGYFDEEMNLILSDPSDDTKGFFDPNTQENLTYLQLLERCVRDPVTGLSLLVVVKKGEQYFFVDEKTKSILKSTTTTKAGGHFSGKEVSLWELLYSQYVVEEKRREIVEQYKSGVITIEQFTVLLLQIITEKTTVTQTVTTTTTKEVCTIGKFKGLRRNITAEDLFKSQIINKKLLDDLNAGKVTVDDVSEMDSVRKYLQGTNCIAGVFVQATQQVMSIYEAKCKNLLTPGTSLVLLEAQAATGFIIDPVKNRKLSVEEGVNAGVVSSELKSKLLSAERGVTGYTDPYTGNTISLFQAMKKDLIVKDHGIRLLEAQIATGGIIDPVNSHRIPVQVAYQRGYFDEEMNLILSDPSDDTKGFFDPNTQENLTYLQLLERCVRDPVTGLSLLVVVKKGEQYFFVDEKTKSILKSTTTTKAGGHFSGKEVSLWELLYSQYVVEEKRREIVEQYKSGVITIEQFTLLLLQIITEKTTVTQTVTTTTAKEVCTIGKFKGLRKNITAEDLFKSQIIDKKLLDDLNAGKVTVDDVSEMDSVRKYLQGTTCIAGVFVQATQQVMSIYEAKCKNLLTPGTSLVLLEAQAATGFIIDPVKNRKLSVEEGVNARVVGSELKSKLLSAERGVTGYTDPYTGNTISLFQAMKKDLIVKDHGIRLLEAQIATGGIIDPVNSHRIPVQVAYQRGYFDEEMNLLLSDPSDDTKGFFDPNTQENLTYLQLLERCVKDPVTGLFLLPLRK